A genomic region of Persephonella marina EX-H1 contains the following coding sequences:
- the pgsA gene encoding CDP-diacylglycerol--glycerol-3-phosphate 3-phosphatidyltransferase, with translation MNLTGFANLITLSRLVITPFLILSILNDRYIISGVLVFLAILSDWLDGVIARKYNDVTKHGELLDPAVDKIFTISVLVAFVEKHYISSFVVFLIVAREMLVTWFRSVMVSKGIVVPASYLGKLKTTAQLAAIFLLSVNIVMYGSILLWISIIIAYISAFDYLKIFIKDKAWS, from the coding sequence TTGAATTTAACGGGATTTGCCAACCTTATTACACTTTCAAGGTTGGTGATTACCCCTTTTTTAATACTATCAATACTTAATGACAGGTATATAATCTCGGGAGTTTTAGTATTTCTTGCCATTCTTTCAGACTGGCTTGACGGTGTAATAGCGAGAAAGTACAACGATGTTACGAAACATGGTGAGCTTTTAGACCCTGCTGTTGACAAGATATTCACGATTTCAGTTCTTGTCGCTTTTGTTGAGAAACATTACATCTCCTCATTTGTTGTTTTTCTTATAGTGGCCAGGGAGATGTTGGTAACATGGTTCAGAAGCGTTATGGTAAGCAAAGGTATCGTTGTACCGGCATCATACCTTGGAAAGCTGAAAACAACAGCCCAGCTTGCGGCAATATTCCTTCTCTCAGTAAATATTGTGATGTACGGAAGCATACTTCTATGGATCTCAATAATAATCGCTTATATATCCGCCTTTGATTATCTAAAAATCTTTATAAAGGATAAAGCATGGAGCTGA
- the ftsZ gene encoding cell division protein FtsZ produces the protein MDNFDFDSKNPSKIKVFGVGGGGSNAVARMFQEGLQDVELYIINTDMQHLNSLPVPNKIHIGESVTRGLGAGSKPEIGEEAAKENLETIKEAMEGADMVFIAAGLGGGTGTGASPVIAQAAKELGILTVAVVTKPFDFEGPRRANLAEEGLKKLKDVVDTYIVIHNQKLATIAGKRFTFGEAFKLVDGILYKAVRGITDLILVPGLVNVDFADVKTVMENGGKALIGVGSGRGESKIEEAVISATTSPLLEGTSIQGSRRLLINVEVSMDLSYSDVEDAIAQIREQAHEESHIIFGASLNPDIEDEIRITVVATDFEGEKEEPKIKRTVDRKIHRKITEIPKESKEEKEEIIPKPIINEISYDNLDIPAYIRKRKGEIN, from the coding sequence ATGGATAACTTTGATTTTGATTCAAAAAACCCATCTAAGATTAAAGTGTTTGGTGTAGGTGGTGGTGGAAGTAACGCTGTAGCCAGAATGTTCCAGGAAGGTCTTCAGGATGTTGAGCTATATATAATAAACACAGATATGCAGCATCTGAACTCCCTGCCTGTTCCCAATAAGATACATATAGGTGAGAGCGTAACAAGGGGACTCGGTGCAGGTTCAAAACCTGAAATAGGTGAAGAGGCAGCAAAGGAAAACCTGGAGACAATTAAAGAGGCTATGGAAGGGGCGGATATGGTATTTATAGCCGCAGGACTTGGAGGTGGTACCGGGACGGGAGCATCACCTGTTATTGCACAGGCTGCAAAAGAGCTCGGTATTTTAACTGTCGCCGTAGTTACAAAACCATTTGATTTTGAAGGACCAAGAAGAGCAAATTTAGCTGAAGAAGGACTGAAAAAACTTAAAGATGTTGTGGATACATATATAGTTATACATAACCAGAAACTTGCCACTATAGCCGGAAAAAGATTCACATTTGGTGAGGCTTTCAAACTTGTTGACGGCATACTTTACAAGGCTGTAAGAGGAATAACAGACCTTATACTTGTTCCAGGTCTTGTTAACGTTGATTTTGCCGATGTAAAAACTGTTATGGAAAATGGTGGAAAAGCGCTTATAGGTGTTGGAAGCGGAAGGGGAGAGAGTAAGATTGAAGAGGCTGTTATATCAGCAACAACATCTCCACTTCTTGAAGGAACATCAATTCAGGGTTCAAGAAGACTGCTCATAAATGTTGAGGTAAGTATGGACCTTTCATACTCGGATGTTGAGGATGCTATCGCCCAGATTAGAGAACAGGCCCACGAGGAATCCCATATAATATTTGGGGCTTCATTAAATCCTGATATAGAGGACGAGATAAGAATAACGGTTGTTGCTACAGATTTTGAAGGTGAAAAAGAAGAACCTAAGATAAAAAGAACAGTTGACAGAAAGATACACAGAAAGATAACTGAGATCCCAAAAGAGTCCAAAGAGGAAAAGGAAGAGATAATACCAAAACCAATTATAAACGAGATATCTTATGATAACCTTGATATACCAGCATATATAAGAAAAAGGAAAGGTGAGATTAATTGA
- the ftsA gene encoding cell division protein FtsA: MSKDRMVVALDIGTSKITILVGEIDDVGDLHIVAFGESKSKGIEKGIINKPSDAIRSIKEAIDMAESTAGSKITSVIANVGGYHLECRNDSEKTDFGMSQKTITQHDIDDLIEKVASKLPRENYEIIHIIPKKYILDEEDEIIDPVGLVGSKIEGKFHIILDKINAYTNLKKVIESSGVRVANFVANPVASASAVLYPEEKDMGIVVLDIGAGTTDMAVYREGSIDHIRSFPVGGNQVTMDIAHRFKVSKEEAENLKIEYGGAIADLSENHVIEVFPRGSEEPIQIEQFELVDTIEARLSEIFEIVKNELEETGFINKINGGIVLTGGVSNTPDIKELAENIIGMDVRIGKPKDYKGFSDKIAFPQYATAIGMLLFTKSNSQGHSLTPSETSSEIDIFGMFKSFVEKLKNLF; encoded by the coding sequence ATGAGTAAAGATAGAATGGTTGTAGCACTGGATATAGGAACTTCAAAGATTACTATACTTGTTGGTGAGATAGATGACGTTGGCGATCTTCATATAGTTGCCTTTGGGGAATCAAAATCAAAAGGGATAGAGAAGGGGATAATAAATAAACCTTCAGATGCTATAAGATCAATAAAAGAAGCGATTGATATGGCAGAATCAACTGCAGGATCAAAGATAACAAGTGTAATAGCAAATGTTGGTGGATACCATCTTGAGTGCAGAAACGATTCTGAAAAAACAGACTTTGGTATGTCCCAGAAAACGATAACACAGCATGATATAGATGATCTTATAGAAAAAGTAGCATCAAAACTCCCAAGGGAAAATTATGAGATCATACATATAATACCCAAAAAATACATACTTGATGAAGAGGATGAGATTATAGATCCTGTAGGTCTTGTGGGATCTAAAATAGAAGGAAAATTTCATATAATCCTGGATAAGATAAATGCATACACAAACCTTAAAAAAGTGATAGAGTCTTCAGGTGTCAGGGTTGCAAACTTTGTTGCAAATCCCGTTGCATCTGCTTCAGCTGTTTTATATCCTGAAGAGAAGGATATGGGTATTGTAGTTCTTGACATAGGTGCAGGAACAACAGATATGGCTGTTTACAGGGAAGGAAGTATTGATCATATAAGATCATTTCCTGTAGGTGGTAATCAGGTAACCATGGATATAGCCCACAGATTTAAGGTATCAAAGGAGGAAGCTGAGAACCTAAAAATTGAGTATGGTGGTGCTATCGCTGATCTTTCTGAAAATCACGTTATAGAGGTCTTCCCTAGAGGAAGTGAAGAACCGATCCAGATTGAGCAGTTTGAACTTGTAGACACAATAGAAGCAAGGCTGAGTGAGATATTTGAGATAGTCAAAAATGAACTTGAAGAAACAGGTTTTATAAATAAAATAAATGGTGGTATAGTATTAACAGGTGGAGTTTCAAACACACCTGACATAAAGGAACTTGCTGAGAACATTATAGGCATGGATGTGAGAATAGGAAAACCTAAGGATTACAAAGGCTTCAGCGATAAGATAGCTTTTCCCCAGTACGCTACAGCGATAGGTATGCTTCTTTTCACAAAAAGTAACTCACAGGGACACAGTCTGACTCCATCTGAAACAAGTTCCGAGATAGACATTTTTGGTATGTTTAAATCATTTGTTGAAAAGTTAAAGAACCTTTTTTAG
- a CDS encoding cell division protein FtsQ/DivIB: MKTGRIKIFILSVWILICALFGYFSPTIPVVKEIFSVKKVTVLGTDKFKKEDIKRIFEKENWFFLNKEKVREELLKYNFVKEVQINRLFVGSVDLVILERKPFAVIYHRGKKQVIDEDGIPIDMRYYRDVNISHLPKVIYNDNSIRSEKLRKIKKINENFSKIFKVKKYIVNKSQISCVLENDKTVVFSTEDLDKSIRRGKIFFKNRDINEFSYINLSFESMIVVRR; this comes from the coding sequence ATGAAGACGGGTAGGATAAAGATCTTTATTCTTTCAGTATGGATTTTGATCTGTGCACTTTTCGGATATTTCTCACCAACAATCCCTGTAGTAAAAGAGATATTTTCTGTTAAAAAAGTAACAGTTCTTGGAACGGATAAATTTAAAAAAGAGGATATAAAAAGAATTTTTGAGAAGGAAAACTGGTTTTTCCTTAACAAAGAAAAGGTAAGGGAGGAGCTTTTAAAGTACAACTTTGTAAAAGAGGTACAGATAAACAGGCTTTTTGTAGGGAGCGTTGATCTCGTAATACTTGAGAGAAAACCTTTTGCTGTCATCTACCACAGAGGAAAAAAACAGGTCATTGACGAAGATGGAATTCCTATAGATATGAGGTACTACAGGGATGTAAATATATCCCATCTGCCTAAAGTAATATATAATGATAATAGTATCCGTTCTGAAAAATTGAGGAAGATAAAAAAGATAAATGAGAATTTCAGTAAAATATTTAAGGTTAAGAAGTATATAGTTAATAAAAGTCAGATAAGCTGCGTGCTTGAGAATGACAAAACGGTTGTTTTCAGTACTGAAGATTTAGATAAAAGTATAAGAAGGGGTAAGATCTTTTTTAAAAATAGAGATATCAATGAGTTTTCCTATATAAATCTGAGTTTTGAATCAATGATTGTTGTAAGGAGATAG
- a CDS encoding D-alanine--D-alanine ligase — translation MNKLKIALLYGGSSSEREISIKSGKAVENALKKLGFQYSVFDPAEGKDFIKKITDYNPDLAFIALHGKIGEDGTIQGVLEFLGIKYTGSDLKTSAICMDKSLTKDILKAEGITVPEGYTIQNLDQINDLRLGYPVVVKPNSEGSSIGVKIVENEDQLGKAVGEILKIDSKVIIERFIKGREITVGILNGEPLDIIEIKVKEGFYDYYNKYISQETEYICPAEIESSLYRKIQNTALKIYNILGCKGVARVDFILDKDKPYFLEVNTIPGLTDHSLIPKAAAVKGINFESLILKIIEGALNEDG, via the coding sequence TTGAATAAGCTCAAAATAGCACTCTTATATGGAGGGTCTTCTTCTGAAAGAGAGATTTCCATAAAATCTGGAAAAGCTGTAGAAAATGCCTTAAAAAAACTTGGTTTTCAGTACAGTGTTTTTGATCCTGCGGAAGGAAAGGATTTTATAAAAAAGATAACCGATTACAATCCAGATCTTGCATTTATCGCCCTTCATGGGAAGATAGGAGAGGACGGTACAATTCAGGGTGTACTGGAGTTCCTAGGTATAAAATACACAGGATCCGATCTCAAAACAAGTGCAATCTGTATGGACAAATCACTCACAAAAGATATACTGAAAGCTGAAGGGATAACAGTCCCTGAAGGCTACACAATCCAGAATTTAGATCAGATAAATGATCTGAGATTAGGATATCCTGTCGTTGTAAAACCAAACAGCGAAGGATCATCAATAGGAGTTAAAATCGTAGAAAATGAGGATCAGCTTGGGAAAGCTGTTGGAGAGATATTAAAGATAGACAGTAAGGTTATTATTGAGAGATTTATCAAAGGTAGAGAGATAACGGTAGGAATTTTAAATGGAGAGCCTCTTGATATTATAGAGATTAAAGTAAAAGAAGGTTTTTACGATTACTATAACAAGTACATTTCTCAGGAGACTGAATATATATGTCCGGCAGAGATAGAATCTTCACTTTACAGAAAGATACAGAACACAGCACTGAAAATATACAACATTCTGGGATGTAAAGGTGTAGCAAGGGTTGACTTTATACTTGATAAAGATAAACCTTATTTTTTAGAAGTGAATACGATTCCCGGTCTTACAGACCACAGCCTCATACCAAAAGCAGCTGCTGTAAAGGGCATAAATTTTGAAAGTTTGATTTTAAAAATTATTGAAGGTGCTTTAAATGAAGACGGGTAG
- the murB gene encoding UDP-N-acetylmuramate dehydrogenase, with product MIDYEENVDLSKLCTIRIGGTAKRVYFPKSVEDIIQLLKISQDSGKKIIPLGVGSNTVFRDGILDHLFVSTSKLKRYEIERSEDHAVITAEAGVSFKTLVSLVKRYNLEGFENLSGIPASVGGAVAMNAGAFGSEIFDIVEQVEWIDSEGKLTVSSKDEIDYGYRYTQFQKEGFIYRVKIKLRKSKRNIPQIIKEHLKERNIKQPLDLPTSGSTFKNPDGISAGYLLDKAGLKGFRVGDVGFSEKHANFTVNYGHGSYDQLKKLLETAEKLVGEYFGIKLEKEIRIVE from the coding sequence ATGATAGATTATGAAGAGAATGTTGACCTGTCGAAGCTGTGTACTATAAGAATCGGTGGAACAGCTAAAAGGGTTTACTTTCCAAAAAGTGTTGAAGATATTATACAGCTTTTGAAGATATCACAGGACAGCGGAAAAAAGATAATTCCCCTTGGTGTGGGGAGTAACACAGTTTTCAGGGACGGCATTCTTGATCATCTGTTTGTATCAACATCAAAACTCAAAAGGTATGAGATAGAAAGATCTGAAGATCACGCCGTAATAACAGCTGAAGCGGGTGTCAGTTTTAAAACACTGGTGAGTTTGGTTAAAAGATACAATCTTGAAGGGTTTGAGAATCTATCGGGAATACCAGCTTCGGTAGGTGGTGCTGTCGCTATGAATGCTGGAGCATTTGGATCTGAGATATTTGATATTGTTGAACAGGTTGAATGGATAGACAGTGAGGGAAAACTTACTGTCTCATCTAAAGATGAGATAGATTACGGGTACAGATACACCCAGTTTCAGAAAGAGGGCTTTATATACAGAGTAAAGATAAAGCTAAGAAAATCAAAAAGGAATATACCACAGATCATAAAGGAACATCTTAAGGAGAGAAATATAAAACAGCCCCTTGATCTTCCAACATCAGGATCCACCTTTAAAAATCCTGACGGTATATCTGCAGGTTATCTACTTGATAAAGCTGGACTTAAAGGATTCAGAGTGGGGGATGTTGGTTTTTCAGAAAAGCATGCAAACTTTACAGTAAATTACGGTCATGGAAGTTACGATCAGTTAAAGAAACTGCTGGAAACTGCCGAAAAGTTAGTGGGAGAATATTTTGGAATAAAACTTGAGAAGGAAATCAGGATTGTTGAATAA
- the murG gene encoding undecaprenyldiphospho-muramoylpentapeptide beta-N-acetylglucosaminyltransferase, with translation MKGKVFIAGGGTGGHFYPAVSVAEKLKENGYSVYYFGTENGIEGKKKFPAEKVFLYDIKGVRGRSFKGKIVSSLKLLKTALSIRSIIKREDPEFVITFGGYASLPLGLSALLTGKDLYIHEQNSVPSYTNLLLSKFAKKVFITFDHSRRYFPAEKTVLTGFPLRKDIIEDKELGKERARDILGVDSERKTVLVFGGSQGAKKLTETALKVAGRMKDVQFIIIAGKGYTDTSNNENVKIYRYYDRMGVLYSAADLVVSRAGAGSVWEIVYYGKPAIFVPYPYAASDHQFYNVRWLEEKGEAEIIRDDQLDDELLYKKIREYLDKNSQGNIKKYSIIDTAEKILKEIENDRL, from the coding sequence TTGAAAGGTAAGGTTTTTATAGCAGGAGGCGGAACAGGAGGACATTTCTATCCTGCAGTCTCGGTTGCAGAAAAGTTAAAAGAAAATGGATACAGTGTGTACTACTTTGGGACAGAAAACGGTATAGAGGGGAAGAAAAAGTTTCCAGCGGAAAAAGTGTTTCTTTATGACATAAAAGGGGTAAGGGGAAGATCTTTCAAAGGTAAGATAGTCTCATCACTCAAGCTTTTAAAAACAGCTCTAAGCATAAGAAGTATTATAAAAAGGGAAGATCCTGAATTTGTTATAACATTTGGCGGGTATGCATCCCTGCCACTTGGGTTATCAGCATTACTGACAGGTAAGGATCTTTACATACACGAACAGAACTCCGTTCCTTCCTACACGAACCTTTTACTATCAAAGTTTGCAAAAAAGGTATTCATAACATTTGACCACTCAAGAAGGTATTTCCCGGCAGAAAAAACTGTTCTTACAGGTTTTCCGCTGAGAAAGGATATTATTGAAGATAAAGAGCTTGGGAAAGAGAGAGCAAGGGATATTTTAGGTGTAGACAGTGAAAGAAAAACAGTCCTTGTTTTTGGGGGAAGTCAGGGAGCAAAAAAACTTACAGAAACAGCCCTTAAAGTGGCTGGGAGAATGAAGGATGTTCAGTTTATAATTATTGCAGGAAAAGGGTATACAGATACAAGTAATAATGAGAATGTAAAGATATACAGGTATTACGACAGGATGGGAGTTTTATACTCTGCTGCTGATCTAGTGGTATCAAGGGCAGGAGCTGGAAGTGTCTGGGAGATAGTATACTACGGGAAACCTGCTATCTTTGTTCCATATCCTTACGCAGCATCAGATCATCAGTTTTATAATGTAAGATGGCTTGAAGAGAAAGGTGAGGCTGAGATTATAAGGGATGATCAGTTAGATGATGAGCTATTATACAAAAAAATTAGAGAATATCTGGACAAAAACAGTCAGGGAAATATAAAAAAGTATAGTATTATTGATACAGCAGAAAAAATTTTAAAAGAGATAGAGAATGATAGATTATGA
- a CDS encoding FtsW/RodA/SpoVE family cell cycle protein produces the protein MVRDFYFDRILLLCFIILFIYGIVFVFSATSVPSLINNKDPYLYLKKEILWVFIGFSVMVASYLTPVNFWKKISYPAVIISIVLLVMVLIFPAEIKGTSVKRWLDLGFFKFQPSELAKISTVLFLANFIHRKEKYLKSWEAIISAITVPALISALILVEPHKGAAFFILILTFLIMFSANFDWKKLVIFPVVAVPVFLYIFFSSEYAYKRILALIDPMGYKEQFSYQVFQSILAFSKGGLTGEGIGAGTQKLRYLPEIHTDYIYALIGEETGFLGASFLVIIFLVILLKGINISIKLEDRFSQVLGVGLTFLIVIQAFFHFAVNTSLLPPTGFTLPFVSYGGTSLFVMSLSAGILLRLSKEPVKTAFHRRLH, from the coding sequence ATGGTTAGGGATTTTTATTTTGACAGGATACTTCTCCTGTGTTTCATAATTCTTTTTATATACGGTATAGTTTTTGTTTTCAGTGCAACATCAGTCCCTTCACTTATAAACAATAAAGATCCTTATCTCTATCTAAAAAAAGAGATACTGTGGGTATTTATAGGCTTCTCAGTTATGGTAGCTTCATACCTTACACCTGTAAACTTCTGGAAGAAGATCTCATATCCAGCTGTTATTATCAGCATAGTACTTCTTGTAATGGTTCTCATATTTCCTGCAGAGATAAAGGGAACATCCGTTAAACGATGGTTAGATTTAGGTTTTTTTAAGTTTCAGCCTTCAGAGCTGGCAAAGATATCAACAGTTCTATTCCTTGCAAACTTTATCCACAGGAAGGAAAAGTATCTTAAAAGCTGGGAGGCTATAATATCTGCAATTACTGTTCCTGCTTTAATCTCGGCTCTTATACTTGTTGAACCTCATAAAGGTGCTGCATTTTTTATACTTATACTCACATTTCTGATAATGTTTTCTGCCAACTTTGACTGGAAAAAACTTGTAATATTCCCGGTAGTTGCAGTACCTGTTTTCCTGTATATATTTTTCTCATCCGAATACGCATACAAAAGAATACTGGCTCTGATCGATCCTATGGGATATAAGGAACAGTTCAGCTATCAGGTTTTCCAGTCTATACTTGCGTTCTCTAAAGGTGGTTTAACAGGTGAAGGGATTGGAGCTGGAACTCAGAAGCTCAGATATCTTCCTGAGATACATACAGACTATATATACGCCCTTATAGGAGAGGAGACTGGATTCTTAGGAGCTTCATTTCTTGTGATAATATTCCTTGTTATACTCCTGAAGGGTATAAATATAAGTATAAAGCTTGAGGACAGATTTTCTCAGGTTCTTGGAGTTGGCTTGACATTTCTGATAGTCATTCAGGCATTTTTCCATTTTGCAGTTAATACAAGCCTTCTTCCACCAACAGGCTTTACCCTTCCATTTGTAAGTTATGGGGGGACCTCACTGTTTGTTATGTCCCTTTCTGCAGGGATACTGTTAAGATTATCAAAAGAACCTGTTAAAACAGCTTTCCACAGGAGACTGCATTGA
- the murD gene encoding UDP-N-acetylmuramoyl-L-alanine--D-glutamate ligase: MILIYGKGKTGKGVERLLKKKSIPYKITDDTDFNTDLLENTDLIVVSPGIPFFHRIYKEARIRKIPVVGEIEFSYRFFDGSVIAVTGTDGKSTTSKLIHHIIGEEKADIGGNYGTPFSDIVSEGKDTVVLELSSFQIYSTEMFRPDIAVFLNFYPDHLDWHKKLLHYRLSKYRLFRNMKEEDPAVLNFDDQVVRNTPKKGKRYYFSLSPLPDNLEGAYYDGSEIVLKINGFKFKFGLSDIHLKGIHNIQNIMASVVTAYIYGIDPETIEERLKSFKPLPHRMEYVGSINGVDFYNDSKATTVQAVKKAVQSFDGKRVILITGGINKGGDFSDLRDELLNSVKEVFIIGRDRKSIYSMIKDYVKAEIKESLEDAVNTAFKKAEKGDVILLSPGCASFDMFKNYQERGEIFKSIVRKLKDG, encoded by the coding sequence AAGGCTTTTAAAGAAAAAGAGTATACCCTATAAAATAACGGATGATACAGATTTCAACACAGACCTACTTGAGAATACTGATCTTATAGTTGTATCTCCTGGAATCCCTTTTTTTCACAGGATTTATAAAGAAGCAAGAATAAGAAAGATACCTGTTGTAGGGGAGATAGAGTTTTCTTACAGATTTTTTGATGGAAGTGTAATAGCTGTTACTGGTACAGATGGAAAATCAACAACATCAAAACTTATACACCATATAATAGGGGAAGAAAAAGCTGATATAGGTGGTAATTACGGTACTCCTTTCAGTGATATAGTTTCAGAAGGGAAAGATACAGTTGTTTTAGAGCTTTCTTCCTTCCAGATTTACTCAACAGAGATGTTCAGGCCTGATATCGCTGTATTCCTAAATTTTTATCCTGATCATCTTGACTGGCATAAGAAGCTTTTACATTACAGACTTTCAAAGTACAGACTTTTCAGGAATATGAAAGAGGAAGATCCTGCCGTTCTGAATTTTGATGATCAGGTTGTAAGAAACACCCCAAAAAAAGGAAAAAGGTACTATTTCTCACTGTCACCTCTCCCTGACAATCTTGAAGGGGCGTACTATGATGGTTCGGAAATAGTTTTAAAAATAAACGGCTTTAAATTCAAGTTCGGACTATCTGATATCCATCTAAAAGGTATCCATAACATTCAGAATATTATGGCATCAGTTGTAACAGCATACATTTACGGCATTGATCCTGAAACGATAGAGGAGAGATTAAAGAGCTTCAAACCTCTACCTCACAGAATGGAGTATGTGGGGAGTATAAATGGTGTTGATTTTTACAACGACTCTAAAGCAACAACAGTCCAGGCTGTCAAGAAGGCTGTCCAGAGTTTTGATGGGAAAAGAGTGATACTTATAACAGGTGGTATAAACAAAGGTGGCGATTTCTCAGATCTCAGGGATGAGCTTTTAAACTCAGTAAAGGAAGTTTTTATCATAGGGAGGGACAGGAAAAGTATCTACAGTATGATAAAGGATTATGTTAAGGCTGAGATCAAGGAAAGTTTAGAAGATGCTGTTAACACCGCATTTAAAAAAGCCGAAAAAGGAGATGTGATACTTCTATCTCCCGGCTGTGCAAGTTTTGATATGTTCAAAAACTACCAGGAAAGGGGGGAAATATTTAAAAGTATAGTAAGGAAATTAAAGGATGGTTAG